A stretch of Thermodesulfobacteriota bacterium DNA encodes these proteins:
- the ybgF gene encoding tol-pal system protein YbgF — protein sequence MNRLALVLLPVVAPFLVQCAAQQDIVTLDQRVRQNDTHLETLRRDLEDLRGQQAASRGKAERSELEAVQRRQAEMGDLLDQLKAELLRVGGRMDEVTHQKQRLSSDYQSAKTDLQTRLDGLATTVEGLGQRLARMEGEVEALKGARIDTAADLAVTAPPAKPAAPAFPGGPQPLEPASAKRKPGEPEPAATPAGPATDSTREQALYDAALGLFRNNQYAEARQAFGDYLAKYPQGKMVANARFWLGDSLYRLEEFEMAILEYQKVLNDFPTHEKAAAALLKQGLAFEQLKGPDNKETARILYKKLIADFPKSEQAEQAKKQLEKM from the coding sequence ATGAACAGGCTTGCCCTTGTCCTCCTGCCTGTGGTCGCGCCCTTTCTGGTGCAGTGCGCGGCCCAGCAGGACATCGTCACCCTGGATCAGCGGGTGCGCCAGAACGACACCCATCTTGAAACCCTGCGGCGGGACCTGGAGGACCTCCGCGGCCAGCAGGCCGCTTCCCGCGGCAAGGCCGAGCGCAGCGAGCTGGAGGCGGTGCAGCGCCGCCAGGCTGAAATGGGCGACCTGCTCGACCAGCTCAAGGCCGAGCTCCTGCGGGTTGGCGGCCGCATGGACGAGGTCACCCACCAGAAGCAGCGCCTGTCCAGCGACTACCAGAGCGCCAAGACCGATCTGCAGACCCGCCTCGACGGGCTGGCCACCACGGTAGAAGGCCTTGGCCAGCGGCTGGCCAGAATGGAAGGCGAGGTGGAAGCCTTGAAGGGAGCCCGCATCGACACCGCGGCCGACCTGGCCGTGACAGCGCCGCCGGCCAAGCCCGCCGCGCCGGCGTTCCCCGGCGGCCCCCAGCCCCTGGAGCCGGCCTCCGCCAAGCGCAAGCCCGGCGAGCCCGAGCCGGCGGCCACCCCTGCCGGGCCAGCCACGGACTCCACCCGGGAACAGGCCCTCTACGATGCGGCCCTGGGTCTCTTTCGCAACAACCAGTACGCCGAGGCCCGCCAGGCCTTTGGCGATTACCTGGCCAAGTATCCCCAGGGCAAGATGGTGGCCAACGCCCGGTTCTGGCTGGGAGACAGCCTCTATCGCCTCGAAGAATTCGAGATGGCGATCCTGGAGTACCAGAAGGTCCTGAACGACTTCCCCACCCACGAGAAGGCCGCCGCCGCCCTCCTCAAGCAGGGCCTGGCCTTCGAGCAGCTCAAAGGCCCAGACAACAAGGAAACGGCCAGGATCCTGTA
- a CDS encoding protein TolB gives MKRSLPLAAALLAAILLLRASTGHCGRIYVDITSPELRKIPIAVPYFLDTGRPGPALDPGKEMSAWLDRALTFHGFIAVLDPKTYGGVQDAAWKDLKMDFTILGSYDLEGSIISMEMRLLDLRNEEPSMLLGRRYRGEWAQRQTMIRRFCDEVILQLTGERGVSLTRIAFVSDHTGNKEVFLADVLGDSVRQVTAHHSITASPRFAPDGRRLAYVSLHRDNPNLYITDLSQDKYTKAISTQKGLNMAAAWSPDGGSLAITLSVDGNPDLYLIGLDGRVQRRLTSGAGINVSPSWSPDGKRIAFCSDRAGNPQIFVMDVASGAVQRLTYEGRYNTAPAWSPDGKWIAFTGQVERFHNLFLVSPDGGAPTQLTPGGADHEAPSWSPDSRQIVFTRGNGRKSDICTIFSQGGAIRTLLPMAGNQSSPQWSPRLEE, from the coding sequence ATGAAACGATCCCTGCCCCTTGCCGCGGCCCTTCTGGCCGCCATCCTCCTGCTTCGCGCCTCCACTGGCCATTGCGGCCGCATCTACGTGGACATCACCTCGCCGGAGCTCCGGAAGATCCCCATCGCGGTGCCCTATTTCCTGGATACCGGCCGGCCAGGCCCGGCCCTGGACCCGGGCAAGGAGATGAGCGCCTGGCTGGATCGGGCACTGACGTTCCATGGCTTCATCGCCGTCTTGGACCCCAAGACCTATGGCGGTGTGCAGGATGCGGCCTGGAAGGACCTGAAGATGGATTTCACCATCCTGGGCAGCTATGACCTCGAGGGCTCCATCATCTCCATGGAGATGCGGCTGCTGGACCTGCGAAACGAGGAGCCGAGCATGCTCCTGGGCCGCCGCTACCGGGGGGAATGGGCCCAGCGCCAGACCATGATCCGCCGCTTCTGCGACGAGGTCATCCTCCAGCTCACCGGCGAGCGGGGGGTGAGCCTGACCAGAATCGCCTTTGTCTCCGACCATACCGGCAACAAGGAGGTCTTCCTGGCCGACGTGCTGGGCGACTCGGTGCGCCAAGTCACCGCCCACCACAGCATCACCGCCTCGCCCCGCTTCGCGCCGGACGGCCGGCGCCTGGCCTACGTCTCCTTGCACCGGGACAATCCCAACCTCTACATCACCGATCTGTCCCAGGACAAGTACACCAAGGCGATCTCCACCCAGAAAGGCCTCAACATGGCCGCCGCCTGGTCGCCGGACGGCGGCAGCCTGGCCATCACCCTGTCCGTGGACGGCAATCCGGATCTCTACCTCATCGGCCTGGACGGCCGCGTCCAACGCCGGCTCACCTCCGGAGCCGGCATCAACGTCTCCCCCTCCTGGTCGCCGGACGGCAAAAGGATCGCCTTCTGCTCGGACCGGGCCGGCAACCCCCAGATCTTTGTCATGGACGTGGCCTCTGGGGCGGTGCAGCGTCTCACCTACGAAGGCCGCTACAACACAGCGCCAGCCTGGTCGCCGGACGGCAAGTGGATCGCCTTCACCGGCCAGGTGGAGCGTTTTCACAACCTCTTTCTGGTCTCCCCGGACGGCGGGGCACCCACCCAGCTCACCCCCGGAGGGGCCGACCACGAGGCGCCCTCCTGGTCCCCGGACAGCCGCCAGATCGTCTTCACCCGCGGCAACGGCAGAAAGTCCGACATCTGCACCATCTTCAGCCAGGGCGGCGCCATCCGCACTCTGCTGCCCATGGCCGGCAACCAGTCCAGCCCCCAGTGGTCGCCGCGGCTGGAGGAGTGA